A single window of Salvia splendens isolate huo1 chromosome 6, SspV2, whole genome shotgun sequence DNA harbors:
- the LOC121809186 gene encoding late embryogenesis abundant protein Dc3-like, whose translation MSSHEQSYRAGEAKGHAQEKTGRAMDTVKDKAQAARDKASEAADATRERGSETKEQTGSYAQAAKDKASQMAESGRETAAAGKEKTGGFLQKTGDQVKGMAQGAAEAAKHTFGMAEEEDKEDVFKKRDTTNY comes from the exons ATGTCTTCTCACGAGCAAAGCTACAGAGCTGGTGAAGCCAAGGGCCATGCTCAg GAGAAAACCGGGCGTGCGATGGACACGGTGAAGGACAAGGCCCAGGCGGCGAGGGACAAGGCCTCGGAGGCCGCAGACGCAACGAGGGAGCGGGGCAGCGAGACCAAGGAGCAGACGGGGAGCTACGCGCAGGCGGCCAAGGACAAGGCGTCGCAGATGGCGGAATCGGGCAGGGAGACTGCGGCGGCGGGGAAGGAGAAGACGGGAGGGTTTTTGCAGAAGACCGGGGATCAGGTGAAGGGGATGGCGCAGGGCGCCGCCGAGGCGGCGAAGCACACTTTCGGGatggcggaggaggaggataaagaAGATGTGTTTAAGAAGAGAGATACCACTAATTATTaa